One segment of Cryptosporangium minutisporangium DNA contains the following:
- the hpxZ gene encoding oxalurate catabolism protein HpxZ yields the protein MQIDRPEIVAEVRAAFASYEEALRRDDRDAILGWFWDAAETVRFGIADRQNGADEVRAWRAEQPPVPAGRTLADTRITTFGADYAVVTTLFTYPSGAATGRQSQTWVRLPVGWRVVSAHVSEVANEAVQLGSPSWLS from the coding sequence ATGCAGATCGACCGACCGGAGATCGTCGCCGAGGTCCGCGCGGCGTTCGCCTCCTATGAGGAGGCGCTGCGGCGCGACGATCGGGACGCGATCCTCGGCTGGTTCTGGGACGCCGCGGAGACGGTGCGGTTCGGCATCGCTGATCGGCAGAACGGTGCCGACGAGGTGCGCGCGTGGCGAGCGGAGCAGCCGCCGGTACCGGCCGGGCGGACGCTCGCCGACACACGCATCACCACGTTCGGCGCCGACTACGCGGTCGTGACCACGCTGTTCACCTACCCGTCCGGGGCGGCGACCGGGCGTCAGTCGCAGACCTGGGTTCGGCTCCCGGTCGGCTGGCGTGTGGTCAGCGCGCACGTCAGCGAGGTAGCGAACGAGGCGGTGCAGTTAGGCTCGCCTTCATGGCTGTCGTGA
- a CDS encoding NAD(P)/FAD-dependent oxidoreductase, producing MPLQVVVVGGGIGGLTTALLLGRRGHRVVVVEQEPVAAPAALEDARWWWRSGAPQAAHAHVFPARCRELLAAEAPDVLAALHRADVTEVRLTRQAPDTLTGPVGHDARLVTLAARRSVFEWVLRRAVLAERGVTLLSGLSAVGLTLDRAEIPQVTGVRLTGGQNLRADLVVDAAGRRSPVPGWLAAAGAPVPVTDELPGGVTSHSRFYEVRNGRPRPTGVLGGAYDGYTCRLVPADAGAFAVTFEVPEGERAFDDLVDGRTFDRAAAAVPGFAEWLDPGTSRRSTRVARLTSADNRLQRMTRDGRPLLVGVLSVGDAVCATSPGLGHGVALALLSAVRLVQVTDAHPGVGRSDAEARTLAMDAAITAEIAPWFHDAAGRTGSGTAATHTPLSYPELALAAQRDPEVWAAYTRLQNMLVLPAAVLGDPEIVAKARAVLASGWQPQPDDVPSHDELVALLAEPRLVTV from the coding sequence GTGCCACTGCAGGTGGTGGTCGTCGGCGGCGGTATCGGCGGCCTCACCACCGCGCTGCTGCTCGGACGTCGGGGCCACCGAGTGGTCGTCGTCGAGCAGGAGCCGGTCGCGGCGCCTGCCGCGCTCGAGGACGCCCGGTGGTGGTGGCGGTCGGGTGCGCCGCAGGCCGCGCACGCGCACGTCTTCCCGGCCCGCTGCCGTGAGCTGCTCGCCGCCGAGGCGCCGGACGTCCTGGCCGCGTTGCACCGGGCGGACGTCACCGAGGTGCGCCTCACCCGCCAGGCTCCGGACACGTTGACCGGGCCGGTGGGCCACGACGCGCGCCTCGTCACGCTGGCCGCACGTCGGTCGGTGTTCGAGTGGGTCCTCCGGCGTGCGGTACTCGCCGAGCGGGGCGTCACGTTGCTCTCCGGCCTGTCCGCCGTGGGGTTGACGCTCGACCGCGCGGAGATTCCACAGGTGACCGGCGTCCGGCTGACCGGGGGGCAGAACCTGCGTGCCGACCTGGTCGTGGATGCCGCGGGGCGGCGCTCGCCGGTGCCCGGCTGGCTGGCGGCGGCCGGTGCGCCGGTCCCGGTGACCGACGAGCTGCCCGGCGGCGTCACGTCGCACAGCCGGTTCTACGAGGTGCGGAACGGTCGGCCGCGGCCGACCGGAGTGCTCGGCGGTGCCTACGACGGCTACACGTGCCGACTCGTCCCGGCGGATGCGGGTGCGTTCGCGGTCACGTTCGAAGTTCCCGAGGGCGAGCGGGCGTTCGACGATCTGGTCGACGGCCGGACGTTCGACCGGGCCGCCGCCGCCGTGCCGGGCTTCGCGGAGTGGCTGGATCCGGGCACGTCGCGCCGGTCGACCCGGGTGGCGCGGCTGACCAGCGCGGACAACCGGCTGCAGCGCATGACGCGGGACGGCCGCCCGCTGCTGGTCGGAGTGCTCTCGGTCGGTGACGCCGTCTGCGCGACGTCGCCGGGGCTGGGGCACGGCGTGGCGCTGGCACTGCTCTCCGCGGTCCGGCTGGTGCAGGTGACCGACGCGCACCCGGGCGTCGGCCGGTCGGACGCCGAAGCGCGGACGCTCGCGATGGACGCAGCGATCACTGCGGAGATCGCCCCGTGGTTCCACGACGCGGCGGGCCGGACCGGATCGGGAACCGCGGCCACGCACACGCCGCTGAGCTACCCCGAGCTGGCACTCGCCGCCCAGCGGGACCCGGAGGTGTGGGCGGCGTACACGCGTCTGCAGAACATGCTGGTGCTTCCCGCCGCCGTACTCGGCGACCCGGAGATCGTCGCGAAGGCCCGCGCGGTCCTGGCGTCCGGCTGGCAACCGCAGCCGGACGACGTCCCCAGCCATGACGAGCTGGTCGCGCTCCTCGCCGAGCCCCGCCTCGTCACCGTCTGA
- a CDS encoding carbon-nitrogen hydrolase family protein, giving the protein MRTTRVAAVAAPFGRDLDECFGRIERVLALARARGVQLLALPEACLGGYLADTDGTVGTGGAGSTDAPPALDPDGPEIRRLAELAGGMVVCAGYCERGIERATDGPDRIVRYNSAVCVTGDGVLGRHRQSHQPVDDQFGAFDTPVGRIGMMICYDKASPEAARALAADGAAIGVCLSAWPASRTNPSPDLGRDRWTRRFDLFDQARAVENQLLWLSANQSGRFGDLRFVASAKVVDPGGDVLATTGIAAGAAIADVDVDEAVGLARRAMAGRMGPGVSAHPDGAAPGSVPVAAWQ; this is encoded by the coding sequence ATGAGGACGACCAGGGTCGCGGCGGTGGCCGCGCCGTTCGGACGCGATCTCGACGAGTGTTTCGGCCGCATCGAGCGGGTGCTCGCGCTCGCTCGGGCGCGCGGCGTCCAGCTGCTGGCGCTGCCGGAGGCGTGCCTCGGGGGCTACCTCGCGGACACGGACGGCACGGTCGGCACGGGAGGCGCCGGAAGCACGGACGCGCCACCGGCGCTCGACCCCGACGGTCCGGAGATTCGGCGGCTGGCCGAGCTCGCCGGGGGCATGGTGGTCTGCGCGGGCTACTGCGAACGGGGCATCGAGCGGGCCACCGACGGTCCGGATCGGATCGTCAGGTACAACAGTGCGGTGTGCGTGACGGGGGACGGCGTGCTGGGCCGCCACCGGCAGTCGCACCAGCCGGTCGATGACCAGTTTGGCGCCTTCGATACTCCAGTGGGCAGAATCGGGATGATGATCTGTTACGACAAGGCGTCTCCCGAGGCTGCCCGAGCCCTTGCGGCGGACGGGGCGGCGATCGGCGTCTGCCTCTCCGCATGGCCAGCCAGCCGTACCAATCCGTCTCCCGACCTGGGCCGCGACCGGTGGACCCGGCGGTTCGACCTCTTCGACCAGGCCCGTGCCGTCGAGAACCAGTTGCTGTGGCTCTCGGCGAACCAATCCGGCCGCTTCGGTGACCTGCGCTTCGTCGCGAGCGCCAAGGTCGTCGACCCGGGTGGTGACGTGCTCGCCACCACCGGGATCGCCGCGGGTGCGGCGATCGCGGACGTCGACGTCGACGAGGCGGTCGGGCTGGCCCGCCGCGCGATGGCCGGCCGGATGGGCCCCGGCGTGAGCGCGCACCCCGACGGCGCCGCCCCGGGAAGCGTTCCGGTCGCCGCGTGGCAGTGA
- a CDS encoding roadblock/LC7 domain-containing protein, translating to MTARWPLGSRRTTELPGQRLGAALPKRPTRLIGKKAFGTDGGSGVEREFEADVLAEIRGLRDRVRHVAGSLVASVDGRLVAHDTHGIEPDGMAALSAAVLGLSQRLIQTVGPGNFAETVTRGTHGYVATYAAGPRAVLTVVTGEETNIGRLHLEARQVANRLALLLEAVSAADRR from the coding sequence GTGACCGCGCGCTGGCCGCTCGGATCCCGCCGCACGACCGAGTTGCCCGGCCAGCGGCTCGGTGCGGCACTGCCGAAGCGGCCGACCCGGCTGATCGGCAAGAAGGCGTTCGGAACCGATGGAGGCAGTGGGGTGGAGCGCGAGTTCGAGGCGGACGTGCTGGCCGAGATCCGAGGGTTACGCGACCGGGTTCGCCACGTGGCCGGGAGCCTGGTCGCCAGCGTGGACGGACGGTTGGTCGCGCACGACACCCACGGCATCGAGCCGGACGGGATGGCCGCGCTGTCGGCGGCCGTCCTGGGGTTGAGCCAACGTCTGATCCAGACGGTGGGGCCGGGGAACTTCGCCGAGACCGTCACCCGCGGCACCCACGGCTACGTGGCGACGTACGCGGCCGGGCCCCGCGCGGTGCTCACGGTGGTGACCGGCGAGGAGACCAACATCGGCCGCCTCCACCTGGAGGCGCGGCAAGTAGCGAACCGGCTGGCGCTCTTGCTGGAAGCCGTCAGCGCGGCGGACCGCCGATGA
- a CDS encoding SDR family oxidoreductase, whose amino-acid sequence MSQRMSLAGRTVLITGAARGIGAELARQAADAGARVALLGLEPDRLAALADELGSGHSWAECDVTDQAAMVAAVQSTLATHGAIDVVVANAGIANHGTVAMSPPEAVAKVIEVNLLGVVRTVTSTLPAVTASRGHYLLISSAAAFTILPGMTPYAASKAGVEQFANGLRLEVAHKGVTVGSAHPIWITTDMTRDLKQDLGTFRENQRRLPGPLGTEVSVEDCAAALLDGIARRARKVFVPKSLAVVSALRTLILGPLFERVMLAQARTMVPQFEAEVAASGRFFGEHSTAKI is encoded by the coding sequence ATGTCACAACGGATGTCCCTGGCCGGTAGGACCGTACTGATCACGGGTGCCGCTCGCGGTATCGGCGCGGAGCTGGCCCGACAGGCCGCCGACGCCGGCGCCCGAGTCGCGCTGCTCGGCCTCGAACCCGACCGGTTGGCCGCCCTCGCCGACGAGCTGGGCAGCGGCCACAGCTGGGCGGAGTGCGACGTCACCGATCAGGCAGCGATGGTGGCCGCCGTCCAGAGCACGCTCGCCACGCACGGTGCGATCGACGTCGTGGTCGCCAACGCGGGGATCGCCAACCACGGCACGGTCGCGATGTCGCCGCCGGAGGCCGTCGCGAAGGTCATCGAGGTGAACCTGCTCGGGGTGGTCCGCACCGTGACCTCGACGCTGCCCGCGGTCACCGCGAGCCGCGGCCACTACCTGCTGATCTCGTCGGCCGCCGCGTTCACGATCCTGCCCGGCATGACGCCGTACGCCGCGTCCAAGGCCGGCGTCGAGCAGTTCGCGAACGGCCTCCGGCTGGAGGTCGCGCACAAGGGCGTGACGGTCGGGTCGGCCCACCCGATCTGGATCACCACCGACATGACGCGCGACCTCAAGCAGGACCTCGGCACGTTCCGGGAGAACCAGCGCCGCCTCCCGGGGCCGCTGGGTACGGAGGTCTCGGTGGAAGACTGCGCGGCCGCGCTGCTCGACGGCATCGCCCGCCGCGCGCGCAAGGTCTTCGTCCCGAAGTCCCTGGCCGTGGTCTCGGCACTGCGGACGCTGATCCTCGGCCCGCTGTTCGAACGAGTGATGCTCGCTCAGGCCCGGACGATGGTGCCGCAATTCGAGGCCGAGGTCGCCGCGAGCGGTCGATTCTTCGGCGAGCACAGCACAGCGAAAATCTAG
- a CDS encoding alpha/beta hydrolase — translation MPVDESLEPLLALLNSPGVPKMSDGTPELARLNFRRFTVDARQPEALVPVASVEDMTVDGADGVSLPGRVYRPDGAGTGNPVPTVVFFHGGGFVIGDIDTHDDQCRWICREVGAVVLSVGYRLAPESPWPGPVEDALAAVRWAAAHVAELGGDAARLAVAGDSAGGNLAAVVAQDCRDASGPALAAQLLIYPATDFADVYPSMSENAEGYFLTAADMVWFSANYLPSDADPADPRLSPLRGRLDGLPPAVVVTAGYDPLRDAGEAYASALEAAGVPVTAHRFDGLIHGFFGLPAMSPASEKAVRTTCASLRDLLV, via the coding sequence TTGCCGGTTGATGAGTCCCTCGAACCGTTACTGGCGCTGCTGAACTCTCCCGGCGTCCCGAAGATGAGCGACGGCACCCCGGAGCTGGCGCGGCTCAACTTCCGCCGCTTCACCGTCGACGCGCGTCAGCCGGAGGCGTTGGTGCCGGTCGCGTCCGTGGAAGACATGACGGTCGACGGCGCAGACGGTGTGTCGCTGCCGGGCCGCGTCTATCGGCCGGACGGCGCGGGGACCGGTAACCCGGTGCCCACCGTCGTCTTCTTCCACGGCGGCGGATTCGTCATCGGCGACATCGACACCCACGACGACCAGTGCCGGTGGATCTGCCGGGAGGTCGGCGCGGTCGTGCTCAGCGTCGGCTACCGCTTGGCGCCGGAGTCGCCGTGGCCGGGACCGGTGGAGGACGCTCTCGCTGCGGTGCGCTGGGCCGCTGCGCACGTCGCCGAGTTGGGCGGAGACGCCGCCCGGCTGGCCGTCGCCGGGGACAGCGCGGGCGGCAACCTGGCCGCGGTCGTGGCCCAGGACTGCCGGGACGCCAGCGGCCCGGCGCTCGCCGCCCAGCTGCTGATCTACCCGGCGACCGACTTCGCCGACGTGTACCCGTCGATGTCGGAGAACGCCGAGGGCTACTTCCTGACCGCCGCCGACATGGTGTGGTTCAGCGCGAACTACCTGCCGTCCGACGCCGACCCGGCCGATCCGCGGCTGTCGCCGCTGCGCGGACGCCTCGACGGGCTGCCGCCTGCGGTCGTCGTCACCGCCGGGTACGACCCGCTGCGGGACGCTGGTGAGGCGTACGCGTCGGCGCTCGAAGCGGCCGGTGTGCCGGTGACCGCCCACCGGTTCGACGGGTTGATCCACGGGTTCTTCGGTCTGCCCGCGATGTCCCCGGCGTCCGAGAAGGCGGTGCGCACCACCTGCGCCTCGTTGCGCGACCTGCTGGTCTGA
- a CDS encoding helix-turn-helix domain-containing protein translates to MGRNSVRRAVLDAEDTIGDLVVERIVAEIPAYRALDVRQLAEVRAIALWILRRILDSWVEGAELGVEDLARVRGIGAARAADGRPLPSVLRAYRVAANTAIDQIVQLVEPMLTVPDTIAFTRLWLTSFDQLTEAIYEGYSASAERLTTDRDRALRDFLDDLLVGRQAHPGAAADRSRALGITLPSPPLLLVAEPADRRGSRGTAPAPAVAPALRLGQDLAGALCPDGGTIDPDAGPLVTARGHRAVLLLPSRDEDAVRAALAEHGCRGCAIRPPRPDTLVDAHRLASLALDLAPEDAYEGGPLLGESDGHALALLAGRPPAGPEAMARQLLGALLDPGQEHVRQGLDAFLAAGSATTAAARVGLHPQSLRYRLRRVRELTGRDPRRSWDRFVLDLGSRIAASPLGAAPGD, encoded by the coding sequence ATGGGGCGGAACAGTGTCCGGCGAGCGGTACTCGACGCCGAGGACACGATCGGCGACCTCGTGGTCGAGCGGATCGTCGCCGAGATTCCGGCCTACCGGGCTCTCGACGTCCGGCAGCTGGCCGAGGTGCGGGCGATCGCGCTCTGGATCTTGCGCCGCATTCTGGACTCCTGGGTCGAGGGCGCCGAGCTGGGCGTCGAAGATCTGGCTCGGGTTCGCGGCATCGGGGCCGCCAGAGCCGCCGACGGACGGCCGTTGCCGAGCGTCCTGCGGGCGTACCGGGTGGCGGCGAACACGGCGATCGACCAGATCGTCCAGCTGGTCGAGCCCATGCTGACCGTGCCGGACACGATCGCGTTCACCCGGCTCTGGCTGACCAGCTTCGACCAGCTGACCGAGGCCATCTACGAGGGGTACAGCGCCTCCGCCGAGCGGCTGACCACCGACCGTGACCGCGCACTCCGCGACTTCCTCGACGACCTCCTGGTCGGACGCCAGGCGCACCCGGGCGCGGCGGCCGACCGATCCCGCGCGCTCGGCATCACGCTGCCCAGCCCGCCCCTGTTGCTGGTCGCGGAGCCCGCGGACCGGCGGGGGAGCCGCGGAACAGCACCCGCACCGGCCGTCGCGCCGGCGTTACGACTCGGCCAGGATCTGGCCGGAGCGCTCTGCCCAGACGGCGGAACGATCGACCCCGACGCCGGGCCGCTGGTCACTGCCCGTGGCCACCGAGCCGTTCTCCTCCTCCCGTCCCGCGACGAGGACGCCGTGCGCGCCGCCCTCGCCGAGCACGGCTGCCGGGGCTGCGCGATCCGGCCGCCGCGTCCGGACACGCTCGTGGACGCCCATCGCCTCGCATCGCTCGCGCTGGACCTCGCACCGGAGGACGCTTACGAGGGTGGTCCGCTGCTGGGCGAGTCCGACGGGCACGCGCTGGCGCTGCTCGCCGGGCGTCCGCCCGCCGGGCCGGAAGCGATGGCACGGCAGTTGCTCGGCGCGCTGCTCGACCCCGGCCAGGAACACGTCCGCCAGGGTCTGGACGCGTTCCTGGCCGCCGGCTCGGCGACGACCGCGGCCGCGCGGGTCGGCCTGCACCCGCAGAGCCTGCGTTACCGCCTCCGGCGGGTCCGGGAACTCACCGGACGGGACCCGCGGCGGAGCTGGGACCGGTTCGTGCTCGATCTCGGGTCGCGGATCGCAGCCTCGCCGCTCGGTGCGGCTCCAGGCGACTGA
- a CDS encoding TetR/AcrR family transcriptional regulator translates to MTRPTNRGTSDQAALDPNLGGHRGRLLAGMAAALVEKGYGGVTIADIARHARVSKRTFYEHFADKQECFLAVYATASDRLLELVGEAARPELDWVEQVRAAVNAYLSALQNEPALTRTMLLELQSAGPEALRLRRRGQQDFAALLLDRVAQGVRERPGARPISPAMATAVIGGLNELVLEAVEDGRADRLTDLGGVATDFVRAVLLSQSE, encoded by the coding sequence GTGACGCGACCGACCAACCGGGGGACCTCCGATCAGGCTGCCCTGGACCCGAACCTGGGTGGGCACCGCGGGCGCCTGCTCGCCGGCATGGCCGCCGCCCTCGTCGAGAAGGGATATGGGGGGGTCACGATCGCCGACATCGCTCGGCACGCCCGCGTCTCCAAGCGGACGTTCTACGAGCACTTCGCGGACAAGCAGGAGTGTTTCCTCGCCGTCTACGCCACGGCGAGCGACCGGCTGCTCGAGCTGGTCGGCGAGGCCGCGCGTCCCGAGTTGGACTGGGTGGAGCAGGTGCGAGCGGCGGTGAACGCGTACCTCTCGGCGCTGCAGAACGAGCCCGCGCTCACCCGGACGATGCTATTGGAGCTCCAGTCCGCGGGTCCGGAGGCGTTGCGGTTGCGCCGGCGGGGGCAGCAGGACTTCGCTGCGCTGCTGCTCGACCGGGTGGCTCAGGGCGTCCGGGAGCGGCCAGGCGCCCGGCCGATCTCGCCGGCCATGGCGACCGCGGTCATCGGCGGGCTGAACGAGCTGGTGCTGGAGGCGGTGGAGGACGGCCGCGCGGATCGGCTGACCGATCTGGGCGGCGTCGCCACCGACTTCGTCCGCGCCGTGCTGCTCTCCCAGTCGGAGTGA
- a CDS encoding TetR/AcrR family transcriptional regulator: MTTTSPTRTPAPRGRPRDPALEDRVFRAAIDLFGKKGWAGFTIDGVARAAGVGKASLYLRWDSKQQLLFDALAARASVDVSVDTGDIRSDLRHLGGQLLGMFWADGGITYMRLVVEGAVHEEFAEHRDRVTHPTVLAARQIVHRATARGELPPGTSPALVLDAILGATIMHVAVTPAELRDVARERSDQYLDQLVDLILAGVRGVAKESGDH, translated from the coding sequence GTGACCACTACCTCGCCCACTCGCACGCCCGCGCCGCGGGGGCGGCCACGCGACCCCGCACTGGAAGATCGGGTGTTCCGCGCCGCGATCGATCTGTTCGGCAAGAAAGGGTGGGCCGGCTTCACCATCGACGGAGTCGCGCGCGCCGCCGGAGTCGGCAAAGCGTCGCTGTACCTGCGGTGGGACAGCAAACAGCAACTGCTGTTCGACGCGCTGGCCGCCCGGGCCTCGGTGGACGTCTCGGTCGACACCGGCGACATCCGGTCGGACCTGCGGCACCTCGGTGGCCAGTTGCTCGGGATGTTCTGGGCCGACGGTGGCATCACGTACATGCGGCTGGTCGTCGAGGGCGCGGTCCACGAGGAGTTCGCCGAGCACCGCGACCGGGTCACGCACCCGACCGTGCTGGCCGCGCGGCAGATCGTCCATCGTGCGACCGCCCGCGGCGAACTACCGCCCGGAACGTCTCCAGCCCTGGTGCTCGACGCGATCCTGGGCGCGACGATCATGCACGTCGCCGTGACGCCTGCCGAGTTGCGCGACGTCGCCCGCGAGCGCAGCGACCAGTACCTCGATCAGCTCGTCGACCTGATCCTGGCCGGCGTCCGAGGCGTCGCGAAGGAGAGCGGCGACCACTGA
- a CDS encoding PaaI family thioesterase, with amino-acid sequence MTDEQLVSERGIPAGERYADGDEWENRGSAGPHLWRTLGYRRVGWSPGRSVVEWDATVDYCFPSAGGPIVQGGLVTALLDAAMGGACWTVLDRDQAFLTADLRVEFLRSSRPGLLRGTGEVIRRTRRVVFCAAELHDADGVLLATSRCTQVLLPADGRAGRYGPPEADGGPPRDARG; translated from the coding sequence ATGACCGACGAACAGCTCGTGTCCGAGCGGGGGATCCCGGCCGGGGAGCGGTACGCCGACGGCGACGAGTGGGAGAACCGGGGCAGCGCCGGGCCGCACCTCTGGCGGACGCTGGGGTACCGGCGGGTCGGCTGGTCGCCGGGGCGCAGCGTGGTCGAGTGGGACGCCACGGTCGACTACTGCTTCCCGTCCGCAGGCGGCCCGATCGTCCAGGGTGGCCTGGTCACCGCGCTGCTGGACGCCGCGATGGGTGGGGCGTGCTGGACCGTCCTCGACCGGGACCAGGCGTTCCTCACCGCCGACCTGCGGGTGGAGTTCCTGCGCAGCTCCCGGCCGGGGCTGTTACGGGGGACCGGTGAGGTGATCCGGCGGACCCGGCGGGTCGTCTTCTGCGCGGCGGAGCTGCACGACGCGGACGGCGTCCTGCTGGCGACCAGCCGATGCACGCAGGTGCTGCTGCCTGCCGACGGCCGCGCCGGACGCTACGGCCCGCCGGAAGCAGACGGTGGCCCCCCGCGAGACGCCCGCGGCTAG
- a CDS encoding class I adenylate-forming enzyme family protein: MIPRTGEDGICEEAASVEVVTAVEHEALQRAAAGGLYEAGVVSGDRIAVFAQPTSGVLAVVLGALRRGVIPVMLDPGLPAAERAELLADCRPVLTVDGPEAVDALLTGPSLTLAPAPLGRPMHYTSGTSGRRKGVWSGVLTPDDADALLAEEVELWRFDAADRHLVLSPLYHSAPLRFAAGTLLSGGTVLLPGKFEPTVALAVISEHRPTTTFCVPTQLRRLLATGPLPSLSSFRLLAHAGEPCPAPLKERVVEAFGDEVVAEFYGSTEGQFTVCPATEWRSRPGTVGRARPHRQLSVDADGVVWCAVPGYARFAYWDAPEKTADAWRGDAFSVGDIGRLDADGYLYLEGRRDDLVITGGVNVYPREVERVLDRCPGVEEIAVFGVEDEHWGQRLCAAVVGSASADELQAFAAAELPPARRPKEYHSVPEMPRTGTGKIRRLDLPTALGLR, translated from the coding sequence GTGATCCCCCGAACCGGGGAAGACGGGATCTGCGAGGAGGCAGCCAGCGTGGAGGTCGTGACGGCCGTCGAGCACGAGGCATTGCAACGTGCGGCCGCCGGCGGACTGTACGAGGCGGGCGTGGTCAGCGGCGACCGGATCGCGGTGTTCGCGCAACCCACCAGCGGGGTGCTCGCGGTTGTCCTCGGCGCCCTCCGACGCGGCGTCATCCCGGTGATGCTCGACCCGGGACTGCCCGCGGCCGAGCGCGCCGAACTGCTGGCCGACTGCCGGCCGGTACTGACCGTGGACGGTCCGGAGGCCGTCGACGCGCTGCTCACCGGCCCGTCGCTGACGCTCGCGCCGGCACCGCTCGGCCGCCCGATGCACTACACGTCCGGGACGAGCGGCCGTCGGAAGGGCGTCTGGTCCGGCGTCCTGACTCCTGACGACGCCGACGCGCTGCTCGCCGAGGAGGTCGAACTTTGGCGGTTCGACGCCGCCGACCGGCATCTCGTGCTCTCGCCGCTCTACCACTCGGCACCGCTGCGATTCGCCGCCGGGACGCTGCTCTCCGGCGGCACCGTCCTGCTGCCGGGCAAGTTCGAGCCGACGGTGGCGCTCGCGGTGATCTCCGAGCACCGACCGACGACGACGTTCTGCGTCCCTACCCAGCTGCGGCGGTTGCTGGCGACCGGACCGCTGCCGTCGCTGAGCTCGTTCCGGCTGCTCGCCCACGCCGGCGAGCCGTGCCCGGCGCCGCTGAAGGAGCGGGTCGTCGAGGCGTTCGGCGACGAGGTCGTCGCGGAGTTCTACGGATCGACCGAGGGACAGTTCACGGTCTGCCCGGCGACCGAGTGGCGGTCACGCCCCGGCACCGTCGGCCGGGCCCGGCCGCATCGGCAACTGTCGGTGGACGCGGACGGGGTGGTGTGGTGTGCGGTGCCGGGTTATGCCCGGTTCGCCTACTGGGACGCACCCGAGAAGACCGCCGACGCCTGGCGCGGTGACGCGTTCAGCGTCGGGGACATCGGCCGGTTGGACGCCGACGGTTACCTCTACCTGGAGGGGCGCCGGGACGACCTGGTGATCACCGGCGGCGTCAACGTCTACCCGCGGGAGGTCGAGCGGGTGCTCGACCGGTGCCCGGGCGTGGAGGAGATCGCCGTCTTCGGTGTGGAAGACGAGCACTGGGGCCAGCGGTTGTGCGCGGCGGTGGTGGGCAGCGCGAGCGCGGATGAGCTCCAGGCTTTCGCCGCGGCCGAGTTGCCCCCGGCGCGGCGTCCCAAGGAGTACCACTCCGTACCCGAGATGCCCCGAACCGGAACCGGCAAGATCCGCCGCCTGGATCTCCCCACCGCCCTGGGCCTCCGCTGA
- a CDS encoding antibiotic biosynthesis monooxygenase produces the protein MAVVKINAIEVPEGAGPELEKRFAARHGAVEGSPGFLGFELLRPVAGETRYFVYTRWESEEHFQAWVKGPAMEAHSGERARPVASGSSLLEFEVIQSADPKPADA, from the coding sequence ATGGCTGTCGTGAAGATCAACGCGATCGAGGTTCCCGAGGGTGCAGGCCCCGAGCTGGAGAAGCGGTTCGCCGCCCGGCACGGTGCCGTCGAGGGCTCGCCGGGATTCCTCGGGTTCGAGCTGCTGCGCCCGGTGGCGGGGGAGACCCGCTACTTCGTCTACACCCGGTGGGAGAGCGAGGAGCACTTCCAGGCGTGGGTCAAGGGCCCGGCGATGGAGGCACACTCCGGCGAGCGCGCCCGCCCCGTCGCGTCGGGTTCCTCGCTGCTCGAGTTCGAGGTAATCCAGAGCGCCGACCCGAAGCCCGCCGACGCCTGA